From the Chloroflexota bacterium genome, the window ATAATCCTCCGCGATGTTCAAAAATATCATCAAAGCCATCGGCGGCGACCCCAACAAGCGGGATGTCCGCAAATACACCGAAGTTGTAGATCAGATCAACGACATGTCCCGGCAGTTTGAGGACATGAGCGACGACGCCCTGCGTGCCAAGTCGGATGAACTGCGGGGGAAAGTTCAGGCGGAACTGGGCGAGATTCCCGACGACGCCAGGCTCGAAGAGCGCAAGAAAGCGACCCAGGCAACCCTCGACTCGGTTCTGCCCGAAGCCTTTGCCCTGGTGCGCGAGACCTCGGCCCGCACCATCGGCCTGCGGCACTACGACGTGCAACTCATCGGCGGCATGGTGCTCCACGCCGGCCGCATCGCCGAGATGCAAACCGGCGAAGGCAAGACGCTCGTCGCCACCTTGCCGCTCTACCTCAACGCCCTCACCGGGCGCGGCGTTCACCTCGTCACCGTCAACGACTATTTGGCAAGGCGCGACGCCAAGTGGATGGGGCCGCTCTACCACGCCCTCGGCCTCAGCGTCGGCATCTTGCAGGACGCCTCGCGCACCGAGAACGCCCGCAAAGCTTTCGTCTTCGACCCGGCTCGCGACAGTTCGCAGGAAGACTCGCGCTTCATGCGCATCGTCGAACGCGGCGAGTCTTACGCTTGCGATATCGTCTACGGCACCAACAACGAATTCGGCTTCGACTACCTGCGCGACAACATGGCCACTTCGCTGGCCGAGCGCCGCCAACGCCAGCGCTATTTTGCCATCGTGGACGAAGTGGACAACATCCTGATTGACGAAGCCCGCACCCCGCTCATCATCTCCGGCCCGTCGGGCGAGAGCGCGGCCCTGTATCAAGAGTTGGCTCGCGCCGTGAAAGTCCTCAAGCCCGAACACTACGAAATTGACGAGCGCGGGCGAAGCCTTGCCCTCAACGACGAAGGCTACCAAAAAATAGAAGAGGCGCTGGGCCGCCCCCTGCGTGACCCCGACCGCCCCGAAGACCTGACGCCGGAGCAGGCGACGACCCAGGCGCATCTCGAACAGGCCATGCGCGCCGAGTTCATCTTCAAGAAGAACAAGGATTATCTGGTGCAGGGCGGCCACGTGGTGATCGTGGACGAACACACCGGGCGGGTGATGCCGGGCCGCCGCTGGAGCGACGGCCTCCACCAGGCCGTGGAGGCCAAAGAAGGCGTGCCGGTTCAACCGGAGAACGTCACCTACGCCACCATCACCCTGCAAAACTTCTTCCGCCTCTACGACAAGCTGGCCGGCATGTCCGGCACGGCCCTGACCGAGGCCGAAGAGTTCGACAAAATTTACAAGCTCGACGTGGTGCCTATTCCCAAGAATGTCGAGTACCGGGTGCAACGCGATCCGAATCTCATCGAGCGCGAGATCAGAGAGAACGGCTACAAGTTCTCCTACCTGGCCCGCAAGTCCGACCCCGACAAGCCGGTCTGGTATCGCCGCAAGGATTACCCCGACTCGGTCTTTCGCACCGAAGAGTCCAAACTGCGGGCCATCATGTGGGACGCGCTCTGGCGGCACGTGCCCGGCCAGCCCTTGCTCATCGGCACCACCTCGGTTGAGTCCTCGGAGCAGCTCTCGAAACGATTCAGCGCCGAGCCGCTCCGCCGCCTGGCCCTGGTGAATTTGCTCCGCGACCGCTGGTTCAAAGCCAACAACGCCGAAGAGGACGGTCGGGCCGTCCCTGCTTTACAACCGTTCAACAAGCCCCTGGACTCGCTCAACCCGTCCGACATGCGCCCGCTGGCGAAAGAGTTGAACATGACTCTCAACCCAATCGCCGACGAAAACCTGACCCGTCTCTGTGAACTGCTCTTCCTGGACTCGGGGCACAAGGATCGACTCCGGGCGGTGCTGGAGAGCGGCATCAAGCACCGCGTCCTCAACGCCAAGAAGCACGACGAAGAGTCGCAGATCATCCTCGGCGCGGGCAAGCTGGGCGCGGTGACCATTGCTACCAACATGGCCGGGCGCGGCGTGGACATCAAACTCGGCGGCGACTTTGACGAGACGATGCTGATCGGAGTCAACCGGGTGCTGGAACGAGCGGGCCATGCCAACGCCTTTGAAATGCGCCACGACGATCGTCTGGCCGCCCTCGACAAGATCAGCCCTGATGATTACAGCATCTACGCCGAGCAAGTGGTCGCCTTCCGCCAGCACATGGCCGACGAGCAAACCGTGCGCGCCATCGGCGGCCTGCACGTCGTCGGCTCCGAGCGGCACGACGCTCGCCGCATTGACAACCAGCTTCGGGGCCGCGCCGCCCGTCAGGGCGACCCCGGCTCCAGCCGCTTCTACCTCTCGCTCGAAGATGATCTCATGCGCCGCTTCGGCGGGGCCAACGTTTCCGGTTTGATGGAACGCCTCACTTCCGTGCTCAAGGTAGACGACGCGCTCCCCATCGAACACGGCATTGTGGATAAAACCGTCGAAGGCTCACAACAACGAGTCGAGGGCTACAACTTCGACATCCGCAAGCACCTGCTGGAGTACGACGACGTGCTCAACCAGCAACGCACCAAGATTTACGAACAGCGCGACCGCATCTTCACCAAAGAAGATTTGACCGACGACATTGACGAGATGCTGGTGGCCGAAGTGGCTCGCCGGGTGGACATGAACAGCGCCGACGAAGACCGCTGGAAACTGCTGGCCTGGCTGGACGAAGTTCAGCCGGTCATCCAGCGCGCCGACGGCTCGCTCTACTTCCCGTTCAGCATCGAATTGATCCTCAGCCGGTTCGACGGTCTGGCCGGCCCAGCTCAAGTGAAAGATGAACTGCTGACCGTCGCCAAAGGCGCATCCGACTCGGCCCGCGATCAACTGGTGACGATTGTTGAGACTCAACTGGAGACGTATCCGGCGCGAGTGAAAGAGCGCGTGGATGCCAAACGTGAAGCCGCCGACAACGCCTTCGATAACGCCCGCGACCTGGCCCGCGATCAGGGCCAGCCGCTGGAACTTCGTAATGTGACTCGCGAAATGCTCGAAGCCGCCGAGATTTCCAATTTGCCTCTGCGCAAAGAATTTTTCGACGGCCAGACTGATCGCACGCTCAAGAAAGCTGTAGGCGACGCCATCGAAGCCGCCATCGGCCAGGACGCCGCCATCCGCTTTTTGAAATGGGCGGCGGCGCGAATCGGCCTTGATCTAAAAGTGACGCTTCCCGCGTGGTCGGAATTTGATTGGGATGGCTTCGGCGATCTGATTCGCGAAGCCGTCATCGCCGCTTACGATGCCCGCACCGAACGCCACCTGTCCGAAATCTCAACCTTGCTCGACGAACGTCTGCGAAGCGCCGCTGACGTCGCCCACGACGCGCTGGGCCGCTTATTGCTCGATATGGCCGTCGGCCAGTCGGTGACGTTTAATAAGAAGACGCACCGCCGGGAGACGCGACTCAACCAGCGCTTTCCATACGTGTATTACGCCGCCGGGCGCCTCGAAGATCGCAAACGCGACGATTTGCTGAAAGACATTCTGGCTCATTTGCGAACGGCGCAGGAGGAACAGCAACTGTTCTGGGGCGAGAGCGAGTTGACCCGCCTTAGCCCGGCCCGCCCTGCCGAGCTTGACGCCGACACCCAGGTTGGCCTGCGGCGGGCGCTGGGCGAGGCCGACTTTGAAGCCATCGCTTCACAAAATTTGGGAAGCCTCAACGGCACGAGCGATCTGCGCGACCGCATCCGCAGTGAACTGGGCCGCCAACTGGCGCACGGCCTGCACCGCCAACTCATGCTCGGCGTGAGCGGCCAACTGTGGGTGGACTACTTGACGACGATTGAGGGGCTGAGGACTTCGATCTCGCTCGAAGCCTACGCCCAGCGCGACCCGCTCATTGCCTACAAGAGCAAGGCCTTCGACCTCTTCCAGCAACTGCTGGTAGATATGCGGGCCGGGGTGGTGGGCCGCCTCTTCACTTATCGCCCGCGCAAGCTCACCGAAGTTCGGGCCGAGGTGGAGCGCCAGGCAAGCGAAAGCCCCAAGCGGGCGTTGGGCCGCAACGACCCGTGCTGGTGCGGGAGCGGCAAGAAGTATAAGAATTGCCACATGGCGGCGGACGGGAAGAAATAGCCTGCTCAAAGCCAGACAGGAGAATCAAAACCGGCCTGCATCGTGCAGGCCGGTTTTGATTTGATCAGTAGTTGCCTTCGGGGTTACTTTTCGGGCGCGCCCGCTTGAATCCACGCTATCACCTTTGTCAATTCGTCCGCGTTCAATTGCCCAAAGTGGCCGCCTTTCTGTTGCAGTTGAACCAGCTTGCTTCCGGACGGGTTGCCGGGGATGATAGAACCTGTTGACAACGCACTTTGATAAGAAGACAAAGTAACGCCGGCTGACGTCCCGTGGCACATGGTACATTTGGCCGCAAACAACGGGCCGACAAATCCATTCCAGGTGATGGGGATCGCGGTCGCCGTGGGCGGCACTGAGGTCGCAGTGGCGGTCTCGGTGGGCGGCACAGATGTCGCCGTAGCCGTCGCCGTGGGCGGCACAGATGTCGCGCTAGCGGTCGCTGTAGGCAACATCGCTGTGCTCGTCATCGTCGGTGGAAGCGGCGTGTTGGTTGCGGTAGATGGCGCCGCCGTGTTCGTCATCGTAGGCGGAAGCGACGTGCTGGTGGCGGTCGCCGTGAGTGGCACAGGGGTCTTTGTCCCTGTAGAAGGCGGGTTCGAGTGGATCTCGACGCTTCGCACCGTCCAGTCAACGCTGGCCGTCTCGCGCGAGGCGTTGATCGTCACCCGCGCACCCACGCCCAGTTGATTGGCTCGACGTGAGGTGATAATTTTCGTGTTGGGGGTGATGGCAAAAGTATAGGCCTTGCCGTCTTTAGCCAAAATGGATATTCTCACACCCGCCACATATTCTGTGACCATTCCAGTGCGGTGCATCTTCTCCGGCTTGCCGGGGACGACATGGATGGACAAGGCCAGCCACGCGCCATCCTTCTCTTCTCCCTCCTCTTCCCCCTCTTTCTCTTCTTTCCCCGTTTGAACGGCCTGCACCTTCACTTGCGCCCCGATCTTGACATCGGCCAGCGTCGCCTTAGAGTCGAGCGCAGGCACTTTGATTTTGGTGGCGCTGTTGACGATGAAGACGATCGTCTCGCCATTCGCCAGAGAAAGGGTGAGGCTTTCGCTGCTGATGGCGGCCACCGTGCCCTTGAACGTGTTCCGGTCATCGCTCAGATTTACCGATGTGCCTGGTTGAGCGTCGGCGAAGACATTCGTTGTGGCGAATAACAAGCCGAACAGTAATCCTATGTGTAACATTACGTGTATCTTTTTCATCGTTCATCTCCTTGTTGTAGTGCGGGCAAAATGCCCTCTTGTGTCCTGATCGCCGTCACCTCGGCGAGGCCTAATTCGATCCAGTTGATTTTCACCTCCAAATCCGCTTAGTTAAGTTTGTGGTAAGCACGGCGCCAGGCTCCGTCTACTCACGAACTATCCTAAAGCCAGCCGCATAATCAGTGAACATGCTTGAAGTACCTATCCGGGCCTTTTTTTCAATCATTGGACTGCGCTTTGACACACACAACATCCTCAAAAGACCTGATCTCAAACTGGTGAAAGGGATCAACTCAAAAGCGATACTCAGCTTTAACACAACGCGAACAAGAAAAGAACCTCGTTTCAACAAGGCCTTCACCGCGTTAAAACAAAAACACCTGCGATGACTTTTCATCGCAGGCGCAAATAAAAAAGCAGCGCCGCAAAAATCACTTTTGACTTGACGAACGGGTTCTCGTTTTTTTACAGACGCTTGAACCCGTCATGCTATAATCCTTGCCCAAGACGATCACGAACACTCTCAGCAGACATGATTAGCCACGCGACGCTTGCCGCTCTGCCCAAAGTCGAACTTCACCGCCACCTCGAGGGTTCCCTGCGCCTGACAACCCTGCAAGAGGTGGCGCGCGAATTTAAGATTGACCTGCCGACCGACGACATTGACGCCCTCAGAGCCTACGTGCAAATCACCGACGAGGGCGGCGACTTTCGCACCTTCCTCTCCAAGTTCGGCTACCTGCGCAAGTTCTATCAATCGCCCGAAGTGATCAAGCGTTTCGCTTACGAAGCCGTGGCCGACGCCGCCGCCGACAACGTCCGCTACCTTGAACTGCGCTTCACGCCCATGGCCCTGGCCCGCATCCAGAACTACCCGCTCGAAGAAGTGACCGACTGGGTAATTGAAGCGGTCGAAGATGCCAAGCGCGACTTCCCCATCAAAGTAAAACTCATCGTCAGCATCAACCGCCACGAAGATGTGAGCATCGGCCAGCGGGCGACGCGGATTGCGATTGATAACATGAGTCGGGGCGTGGTGGGTTTGGATTTGGCGGGCGATGAGGCCAACTACCCCGCCGAACCGTTCAGCCGCCTCTTTATTCAGGCCCGTGAGGCCGGGCTGGGCGTCACTATTCACGCCGGCGAGTGGGCCGAGTGTGAAAACATCCGTTATGCCATTGAGAAGCTGGGCGCGAGCCGTATTGGCCACGGCGTGCGGGTGGTGGAAGACTCGAACATCCTGGCCCTGGCCCGCGACCGGCGGGCCATCTTTGAAGTGTGCGTCACCAGCAACGTGCAGTCAGGCGTGGTGCAACGCTTTGTCGATCATCCGGCCCGGACGATGTTTGAGATGGGCTTGCAGGTGACGCTGAACACGGACGACCCGTCGGTCTCGGATATTACGCTGACCGACGAGATCAACATTGTGGCCGCCAGCCTGGGGTTTGTGCTGGCTGATCTAAAGAAGATGACCCTGTGCGCCGCCGAGGCCGCCTTCCTGCCCGAAGACGAGAAGCGCGCCCTGGTGGAAGAATTCAAAGCCGAGTTGGCGAAAATTCAATGATGACTTGTAGGGGCGATTCATGAATCGCCCCTACTTTTTCCTCTCCCATTCCTGAATCGCCGCCTTCACCAGCGCCCGCGCCTCAGGGTCGGGCACTTCGTCAACTGCTGAATACGAACGGCCATCAATCCAGAACAACGCCGCCCCGGTCACGTCCGCCGCCACTTTCAACCCGCGCTGGGCCAGTGGCGTGTCGGCAATCTTCGCCTGCACCAGTTCGTCAATTTCCTCCAGCACCGTTTTGATTTTGATCTCCGGTTGCTTCTCGCGTTCGCGCAAGTAGCGGTATTGCTTCAGGATGTCCATGCTGGGCGCAGTGAGTGGAACCTGGGCCGCTTCACGGGCCGACATGTAGACGACTGATTTGCCGTTCAGATCCTCGACAGGCTTGGACGGGGCGGGCGGCTCAGGTGAAGCCGTCACGGACGGGCGGGCGACTGGTGGCAAGGCCTCTTCCTTCTTCAAAAAGCGTTCAAGTTCATTTAGCGCCGCCATCAATTTGGGGTCGGCAATGTCTTCACGCCGCAGATAAAAATTGCCGTCCGCCTGAAGCGCCAGCAGGCCGTCGGGCGTGCGCACCAGTTTCGCCACTTCGGCGAAAGCTGGATTGGGTTCGGGCGCTGTACTGACGGGGGGCGCAGGAGGCGGCTCTGCTTCTGAGGCGACCGGAGTCTCGGAAGCGTTTGTCGTCGCTCCTTTAGCTTCCATTTCCTTGTCCATCCGCATCATTCGAAAAGCAAAAAACAACACAGTCAGGCCGGCGATGAGGCCGAAGCACAATACGAAAATCGCAATTTCATTCATAGGCGTTGACAGTCCGGGCAGAAGTGAGTGCTTCGTCCGCCAAGAACAATGTGCCGGATGGGAGTGCTGCAGGTGAGGCAGGGCGCTCCCGTCCGGCCATAAACACGTAAATGGTTTTGGTGCTCGCCGCCGCGATACATCCAGTCAATGCTGGAGCCGTTGTGGCGAATGGCAAGGTTGAGGGTGCGCCGCAGACTGCGCCATAGCGCCCGCGTTTCGGCAGGCGAGAGCGAGTCGCTCCGCCGCTGTGGATGGAGCCGGGCGCGATGCAGTGACTCGTCGGCGTAGATGTTGCCCACCCCGGCGATCACGGTCTGGTCGAGAAGCAGGGGCTTGAGCGGGCGGCGGCGGGCGGCGAGGAGGCTACCCAGCTTGCCGGCGGTGAAACTACGGGCCAGCGGTTCGGGGCCAAGATCGCCGGTCACGTCTTCAGGGTCGGCCACCAGATAGACCCGGCCAAACTTGCGGGTGTCGTTAAAGCGCAATTCGGTTTTGTTGGCGAAGTGAAAGATAGTGTGGTCGTGCTTGCCGGGTTTGCCCTGCGCCACCACTTGCAGGTCGCCGCTCATTTTGAGGTGAATGAGCAGGAAGTCTTTCGTGAGGCTGAAGACGAGATACTTGCCGCGCCGGTCGAGGGCGGAGATTTTCTGGCCGCGAATGCGCTGGCGAAATTGGCGAGGGTTGGAGGTGGCAATGTGGCCCGGCCAGCGAAGGGTGACGTTGGTGATGCGCTGGCCGAGGCAGGCCGGGCGGAGTTGGCGGACGAAGGTTTCGACCTCCGGCAGTTCGGGCATGCGCCCAATTATAGAACACAAAGGCGCGAAGGCACAAAGCCACGACGATTATTTTGGCAACCAGAAGGAAAACTCACTGCCGCCGCCGGGAGCGTCTTTCACCAAAATTTGGCCGCCGTGACTCTCGACCACCAGCCGGCAGAAAGTCAGGCCCAGGCCGGTTCCTTTGCGCAGGCTGGCGCCGTTGTTGTTGGGGGCTTGCACGTATTTGTCGAAGATGCGGGGCTTGTATTCGTCGGGGATGCCTTCGCCGTCGTCGCGCACGCTGATGATGACCCGGCCATTATTGTTGTCGGCGGAAGCCAACACGTGAATCTTGCCGTTGCGGGTCGTATATTTGAAGGCATTGCCGAGCAAGTTGTCCAGCACGCGGCCAATGAGCGGCGCGTCAATGTTGCCGCTCAGGCCGGGCGAGCAGGTGAGGGTGAGAGTCTTCTCTTCGTGCGTCGCTTGAGCGCCGTAAGCTTCAAGCCTTTCTCTCAGCAAAGGCTGTAACAGCATGTTCTGCCGGTTGGGCTTCAGCTCGCCGACCTCAATTTTGCTCACGGCCAGCAGGTCGTCAATCAGGGTCGTCATGCGGCGGTTGGCGGCTTGGGCACTGCCGATCACGCGGCTGCGCGATTCGGTGTTGAGGAAGCGGGGCAACAGTTCGATGCTGGCGGCGATGGCGGTAAGCGGGCTTCGCAGATCGTGAACGATCATATCGGTCAGGTTGTCGCGCATGGCCTCGGCCCGGCGCAGGTTGGTGTAGGCCGTCGAGAGTTCTTCGGTGCGGGCGGTGATGATGCGGTCGGCGCGGCCCACGACGGAAAGCAGGGCGGCGAAGAGCAAGCTCATGGTGATGGCGGCAGTGACGAGGCCGGTGAAGCGGGCGTTGAGGATGGCTCTGCCTAATTCGGGCGCTTCCTGAACAATGATCACAACGCCAATGGGTTGGCCGTCGGGCGCGGCCCCCGGGCGGACTGGCGCGTACGCCTCGAGGACGTAGACGGCGGTTGAGGGGTGGTAGGTGGCGGGCGGGTCATCGGGAGGACGGATTCGAGAGACGGTTTCCCCGGCCAGAGCTTGGGAGAAGGCGGCCCGGTCTTCCACGTTCACGCCGAGCCATTCGGCTTCGCTGGCGTACGAGGCAACGCCGTCAACATCGTAAACGAGAATACTTTTGATGGGCAAGCCGGCGGCGCGACTCTCGAAGAGGGCGCGGACGCCGGAACGGTCGGAGAGGGCGCGAAGATCGGCGGCGGTGAGAATGTCGGGCAGTTCTTCGGCAACCTCACTCGACAGGTTGGCGGCTGAATTGCGGGCCGAGTTTTCAATTTCGCCGACGAGGGTGTTGTACGAAAACTGGGTGAAGAGGGCCGAGGCGATGAGGGCCAGCAGGGCAGTGAGAATGAGCGAGGCGGCCAGGTAGTAGCGCACGAGCCGAAACTGGCGGGCTTGCTCGTATTCAATCGCCAGCACGATGACCGTCAACAAAAAGCCGGCGAGCAGGATGATGTGATAAGCCCACCAACCGAGCCGCCAGGCCTCGAAACGGTGCATGCTGACGGTGGCCGTCGCCAGCCAGAAGGCGACGAACGCCAGCACCCCATCCACCCGGTTGCGGCTGGCCCGCGAAAGTCGCCACAGGTGAAAAGCGGCTAAGAGCCACAGGCCGAGCGAAACGGCAAAGATGCTGTTGCGATGCCAGGGTTCCACTTGAGCCGTAATTTGCTCAAGCCATTGCGGGGCGAAGGCGGCGACGGCGAGATAGGCCAGAACGCCGGCCACGGTGAAGTAGACAACGAGCCGGATCGGCAATTTTGACGGGCCGGTCGGCGCGTCCAGCGCGGCGATTGCGAATAGAGCGCCGCCAACAAACAACGTCAGCCACGCCGACCAGTCTACCGCCGGGTGAAAGTGATCAATGAGGGCGTTGGGCGTGGCGAGGCCGTGCGTGAAAAAAATGCTCCCCATGGCCGCGAACGCTGCCGAGGCCAGCACATGCCGAGGCCTGGCCTCATCGCCCAGCGCCAGGCCGAGCATAAGGGCCACCACCGCCGCCGAAAATGTGGTGAAGGTGACGATGTAAAAATGAAATAGGGGCACGCTGACGAAAGTGTCGGCTTTGGGTTGCAGAGTGAAATAAGCCAGCACAAGGGCAGGCGCGAGGAGGCCGAGGACGATCAAAATGCGTTTCATTAGGAAAATCCGATAATCAGGAACAGCCACTATTCTATAAGCGGGGAACAGCCGGGATACGTAAGAGAATGTGGCAATTTAAGCGCAAAAAGAGAGCAGTTTGCAAGGCAAGCCGCTCTCTTTCCAGTTGGCTCCTCAGCCTGGACTCGAACCAGGAACCCTTCGGTTAACAGCCGAATGCTCTGCCGATTGAGCTACTGAGGAAGGTGACGCGGATTATAAAAGGCGGGGGAGATAGTGTCAAGGTAAGGATAAATTAATTCGTGTTGTATTCGCCCTCAACCTCCCCTATAATCGTCGGCATACAAAGGAAGCGTTATGGCCGCCATCAAACCCACCACCTCCTACCCAACTTCCAGCACGCGCCCGGCCTTCTGGCTGGTGCTCCTGGCGCTCGTCATCATCGTCGTCTCGTGGCTCCTCAACTCGCCCGAAGGCCTGCTGGGCAAGGCCGACGCGGTGGGCTACGCCATTTGTCACCGCATTGATGGCCGGTCGTTCCACATTGGCAACATTCAAATGCCCCTCTGCGCACGTTGCACCGGCATCTATCTGGGCGTGGTGCTGGGCGTAGTGACCATGGCGGCGGCCGGGCGAGGTCGGGCCGGGGGCATGCCGCCTCTGCGCGTCATTGCCGTGCTGGTGGCCTTCATTGTCATCATGGGCATTGACGGCGTCAACTCTTATCTGACTCTGCTACCCTTCCTGCCCCACGTTTACGAACCGCAGAACTGGCTCAGGTTGACCACCGGCATGTTCAACGGGGTGGCCGTCAGTGGCCTGGTGTTCCCGGTTTTTAATCAGACCCTCTGGCGAAACTGGGAAGATCGCCCGGCCATCGCCAGCCTGCGCGAACTGGGCGGCCTCGTCTTGCTGGCCGCCATCCTCATCGGCCTCGTTCTCACCGAGAACCCGATCATTCTCTATCCGTTGGCGCTGATCAGTTCGGCGGGCGTCGTCATGTTGCTCACCATCACCTGCGGCATGATCTTCATGATTTCCACTCGCAGTGACAACCAGGCGCGGAACTGGCGCGGCGCGTTTGTGCCCCTCTCTGCCGGGCTGACCCTGTCCTTCGCCGTCATTCTGCTCATTGACGTTTTGCGCTACACTCTCACCGGAACCTGGGGCGGTTTTCTCATTCCTGGCGCATAAGGAAAAACCTGTGACTGACTCAATAGATATTGGCAAAGCTCTCACCCACTTGTTTGAGGACAAGGACTGGATCAGCAAGACCATCATCGGCGGCGTGCTGGCTCTGATCCCCGTTTTGAATTTTGTGCTGGTTGGTTACGAAGTTCGGGTAGCCCGAAACGTGAGCAAGCGCGAAGCTACGCCCATGCCGGCCTGGGACGACTTCGGCCAGATGTTCATGGACGGCCTGTGGCTTGGCCTGGCGCGGATCATCTACGGCTTGCCGGCGTTGGTCTTGATCGTCGGCCCGATTCTCCTCTTCTACTTTTCGATCTTATTTGCCGCCATCCTTAGCGAAGGCCCCGGCTCCAGAGAAGTTGATCCGTTGTTTTCGACTCTCGTTCCGATAAGTTTGCTCCTGTCCACCCTGTGTTGTGGCGTCGGCCTCTTGTACGCCTTTGCTCTGGGGGCCGTCTACCCGGCCATTGCCGCCAACTACGCCCGGCGCGGCACATTCGCCTCGTGCTTCAACTTTGGCGAAGTCTTTGGCCTCATCCGCCGCAACCCCAGCAACTACCTGCTGGTTTGGGCCACCGGCCTGCTGATTGGCGTGGTCACCAGCGCCGTCATCTCATTTGTCAACTTCATCCCCTGCCTCAATCTTCTCCTCATCTGGCCCGCTATCATGCTGGCCGCGTTTTGGAGTTTGATGGGGGTTGGCCATGCCGTTGGT encodes:
- a CDS encoding SEC-C domain-containing protein, yielding MFKNIIKAIGGDPNKRDVRKYTEVVDQINDMSRQFEDMSDDALRAKSDELRGKVQAELGEIPDDARLEERKKATQATLDSVLPEAFALVRETSARTIGLRHYDVQLIGGMVLHAGRIAEMQTGEGKTLVATLPLYLNALTGRGVHLVTVNDYLARRDAKWMGPLYHALGLSVGILQDASRTENARKAFVFDPARDSSQEDSRFMRIVERGESYACDIVYGTNNEFGFDYLRDNMATSLAERRQRQRYFAIVDEVDNILIDEARTPLIISGPSGESAALYQELARAVKVLKPEHYEIDERGRSLALNDEGYQKIEEALGRPLRDPDRPEDLTPEQATTQAHLEQAMRAEFIFKKNKDYLVQGGHVVIVDEHTGRVMPGRRWSDGLHQAVEAKEGVPVQPENVTYATITLQNFFRLYDKLAGMSGTALTEAEEFDKIYKLDVVPIPKNVEYRVQRDPNLIEREIRENGYKFSYLARKSDPDKPVWYRRKDYPDSVFRTEESKLRAIMWDALWRHVPGQPLLIGTTSVESSEQLSKRFSAEPLRRLALVNLLRDRWFKANNAEEDGRAVPALQPFNKPLDSLNPSDMRPLAKELNMTLNPIADENLTRLCELLFLDSGHKDRLRAVLESGIKHRVLNAKKHDEESQIILGAGKLGAVTIATNMAGRGVDIKLGGDFDETMLIGVNRVLERAGHANAFEMRHDDRLAALDKISPDDYSIYAEQVVAFRQHMADEQTVRAIGGLHVVGSERHDARRIDNQLRGRAARQGDPGSSRFYLSLEDDLMRRFGGANVSGLMERLTSVLKVDDALPIEHGIVDKTVEGSQQRVEGYNFDIRKHLLEYDDVLNQQRTKIYEQRDRIFTKEDLTDDIDEMLVAEVARRVDMNSADEDRWKLLAWLDEVQPVIQRADGSLYFPFSIELILSRFDGLAGPAQVKDELLTVAKGASDSARDQLVTIVETQLETYPARVKERVDAKREAADNAFDNARDLARDQGQPLELRNVTREMLEAAEISNLPLRKEFFDGQTDRTLKKAVGDAIEAAIGQDAAIRFLKWAAARIGLDLKVTLPAWSEFDWDGFGDLIREAVIAAYDARTERHLSEISTLLDERLRSAADVAHDALGRLLLDMAVGQSVTFNKKTHRRETRLNQRFPYVYYAAGRLEDRKRDDLLKDILAHLRTAQEEQQLFWGESELTRLSPARPAELDADTQVGLRRALGEADFEAIASQNLGSLNGTSDLRDRIRSELGRQLAHGLHRQLMLGVSGQLWVDYLTTIEGLRTSISLEAYAQRDPLIAYKSKAFDLFQQLLVDMRAGVVGRLFTYRPRKLTEVRAEVERQASESPKRALGRNDPCWCGSGKKYKNCHMAADGKK
- the mutM gene encoding bifunctional DNA-formamidopyrimidine glycosylase/DNA-(apurinic or apyrimidinic site) lyase, translating into MPELPEVETFVRQLRPACLGQRITNVTLRWPGHIATSNPRQFRQRIRGQKISALDRRGKYLVFSLTKDFLLIHLKMSGDLQVVAQGKPGKHDHTIFHFANKTELRFNDTRKFGRVYLVADPEDVTGDLGPEPLARSFTAGKLGSLLAARRRPLKPLLLDQTVIAGVGNIYADESLHRARLHPQRRSDSLSPAETRALWRSLRRTLNLAIRHNGSSIDWMYRGGEHQNHLRVYGRTGAPCLTCSTPIRHIVLGGRSTHFCPDCQRL
- the add gene encoding adenosine deaminase; this translates as MISHATLAALPKVELHRHLEGSLRLTTLQEVAREFKIDLPTDDIDALRAYVQITDEGGDFRTFLSKFGYLRKFYQSPEVIKRFAYEAVADAAADNVRYLELRFTPMALARIQNYPLEEVTDWVIEAVEDAKRDFPIKVKLIVSINRHEDVSIGQRATRIAIDNMSRGVVGLDLAGDEANYPAEPFSRLFIQAREAGLGVTIHAGEWAECENIRYAIEKLGASRIGHGVRVVEDSNILALARDRRAIFEVCVTSNVQSGVVQRFVDHPARTMFEMGLQVTLNTDDPSVSDITLTDEINIVAASLGFVLADLKKMTLCAAEAAFLPEDEKRALVEEFKAELAKIQ
- a CDS encoding DUF2085 domain-containing protein; translation: MAAIKPTTSYPTSSTRPAFWLVLLALVIIVVSWLLNSPEGLLGKADAVGYAICHRIDGRSFHIGNIQMPLCARCTGIYLGVVLGVVTMAAAGRGRAGGMPPLRVIAVLVAFIVIMGIDGVNSYLTLLPFLPHVYEPQNWLRLTTGMFNGVAVSGLVFPVFNQTLWRNWEDRPAIASLRELGGLVLLAAILIGLVLTENPIILYPLALISSAGVVMLLTITCGMIFMISTRSDNQARNWRGAFVPLSAGLTLSFAVILLIDVLRYTLTGTWGGFLIPGA
- a CDS encoding DUF4013 domain-containing protein, coding for MTDSIDIGKALTHLFEDKDWISKTIIGGVLALIPVLNFVLVGYEVRVARNVSKREATPMPAWDDFGQMFMDGLWLGLARIIYGLPALVLIVGPILLFYFSILFAAILSEGPGSREVDPLFSTLVPISLLLSTLCCGVGLLYAFALGAVYPAIAANYARRGTFASCFNFGEVFGLIRRNPSNYLLVWATGLLIGVVTSAVISFVNFIPCLNLLLIWPAIMLAAFWSLMGVGHAVGQLLAIDGERPEAGGLQLNPAS